Proteins encoded within one genomic window of Columba livia isolate bColLiv1 breed racing homer chromosome 1, bColLiv1.pat.W.v2, whole genome shotgun sequence:
- the LOC102090178 gene encoding hemoglobin subunit rho — protein sequence MVHWSAEEKQLIATVWGKVSVEECGAEALARLLIVYPWTQRFFDNFGNLSSPTAIIGNPKVRAHGKKVLTSFGEAIKNLDNIKPTFSKLSELHCEKLHVDPENFRLLGDILIIVLAAHFGRDFTPACQATWQKLVGVVAHALAYKYH from the exons ATGGTGCACTGGTCAGCCGAGGAGAAGCAGCTCATCGCCACCGTCTGGGGCAAGGTCAGCGTGGAGGAATGCGGTGCTGAGGCCCTGGCCAG GCTGCTGATCGTCTACCCCTGGACCCAGCGGTTCTTTGATAACTTTGGGAACCTCTCCAGCCCCACCGCCATCATCGGCAACCCCAAGGTCCGCGCCCATGGCAAGAAAGTGCTCACCTCCTTCGGAGAAGCCATCAAGAACCTGGACAACATCAAACCGACCTTTTCCAAGCTGTCTGAGCTGCACTGCGAGAAGCTGCACGTGGACCCCGAGAACTTCAGG ctccTGGGTGACATCCTCATCATCGTGCTGGCCGCACACTTCGGCAGGGACTTCACTCCTGCCTGCCAGGCCACTTGGCAGAAGCTGGTCGGGGTGGTGGCCCACGCTCTGGCCTACAAGTACCATTAA